ACGAAGCTCATACTTATAATTGTCGGCATTCTCGTGATGTGGATGGGATTCGCGCGGGGTTTTGAATCGCTAAAAGACAGGTATCTTTATAAATTTATTGCCAACAGATTCCGCGTATATGCCGAGAGAAGGTGGAAAGCCGATTTGTATATCGGATATGTCAAAGGCAATATCCTCACAAACCTCTCACTGAAAAACATTGTAATAGATAATGTAAATATCCTCCCTAAAGAGTTTCAATTGAAAGCTGATTCCCTTGACCTGACCTACCCGCCGCTTGGTTTATTATACGGCGAGCTGGATAGTAAATTTGTGGGCCTCTATCTTGCATGCAAAGATACCGAAATACCCGTAGACGCATATCAGCATAAAGATACGGCCATAGTAGTCATCCGAAGAAATGCCCTAAGATTAGATCAATTCCGCGACTCAGTTCCGAAGGACATATCCTTGAGAGGTACGATTACATCCGAAGGCGAAATCGTCTTCAAGAACTTGCGGCCGCACATGATGAACCTCTTTCTCAGCTCAAAAGATTTTCAGATAGATTATAAAAACGCGCGTAAGGTGAGAGGGGTCTTTAATCTGGAGGCAGCGGGCAGGCCCGCCAATGCAAATATTTACGGAAACGTGAAGATACAGAGGGGAGAATTTATCGACGGATTTTTAATCTTTTCTCTTTTTAAAGATTTAAATTTTGGAAACGATTTTTTGGATAACGCGACAATGGACGTAGATATAGAAGGCCGCAACATAAATTTATCAAACCAATATCTTGAAGCGAGATTAAATATATCCTGTAAACTGAGGAAACATAACGACGAGAAACCCTATCTTCTGGGAACAGCGTGGATCACCGGC
The window above is part of the Candidatus Omnitrophota bacterium genome. Proteins encoded here:
- a CDS encoding translocation/assembly module TamB, with translation MRFRTKLILIIVGILVMWMGFARGFESLKDRYLYKFIANRFRVYAERRWKADLYIGYVKGNILTNLSLKNIVIDNVNILPKEFQLKADSLDLTYPPLGLLYGELDSKFVGLYLACKDTEIPVDAYQHKDTAIVVIRRNALRLDQFRDSVPKDISLRGTITSEGEIVFKNLRPHMMNLFLSSKDFQIDYKNARKVRGVFNLEAAGRPANANIYGNVKIQRGEFIDGFLIFSLFKDLNFGNDFLDNATMDVDIEGRNINLSNQYLEARLNISCKLRKHNDEKPYLLGTAWITGGIFKVYSHQFRITYGRIGFISLDKEPVLDIIEVAHIGRHKITAEIKGGKDRYFNLSSQPELPLHDIFSLLRFGKYNKDLTDSEKEELTETNFSDILISNLFSG